From a single Phragmites australis chromosome 7, lpPhrAust1.1, whole genome shotgun sequence genomic region:
- the LOC133923838 gene encoding DNA damage-binding protein cmr1-like, producing MAETLDALTEYERRRQENIQRNQAILAQLRRDAANLSAAFAAGRPKKQTRATPTAPAGSPRRSGRARLQPPSSAAASLPSAHLKPRPSHFPISDAFVIEKVTDVSAPLTSAILAASWPPPECKVRADEGFDPCCKELVLKPGNVRKLAPTVIAVARVLPLADRTVVAAGTCFGHLVFWDADRPAPARPLRGAGSLRGAADGVFKYLPHTGSVAGITAHPSAPRKIYSCTREGEICLMDVEKEIFNMIYLCDYPAFSLCQAPEHATCLYFGEGNGELKAFDERAGKVLSKWKLHCDCISSIDFNTENPNMLATSSLDSTACLWDLRNMNMLKPESLKVVKHKMQVHSAYFSPSGSFLATTSRDNAVGILSVCDFDNSCFLQHTSPSRTFKASWGWNDSDLLLGTQRDVAIISVDLKDNNISTSCKARIESEHMTEAPRQFAVHQYRVGYLACVGSNRVFLWTPEQDAEQRNVPRLTN from the exons ATGGCGGAAACCCTCGACGCCCTGACGGAGTACGAGCGCCGGCGGCAGGAGAACATCCAGCGCAACCAAGCCATCCTTGCCCAGCTCCGCCGTGACGCCGCCAACCTCTCCGCCGCTTTCGCGGCCGGCCGCCCAAAGAAGCAGACCCGCGCGACCCCGACCGCCCCCGCCGGCTCCCCGCGCCGCTCCGGTCGCGCGCGCCTCCAGCCGccgtcctccgccgccgcgtcgctCCCTTCCGCGCACCTCAAGCCCAGGCCTTCCCACTTCCCCATCTCCGACGCGTTCGTCATTGAGAAGGTGACGGATGTCTCGGCGCCCCTCACCTCCGCTATCCTCGCCGCGTCCTGGCCTCCGCCGGAGTGCAAGGTTCGTGCGGACGAGGGTTTCGATCCTTGCTGCAAGGAACTGGTGCTGAAACCGGGGAATGTCAGAAAGTTGGCGCCGACAGTGATTGCGGTGGCGCGGGTGTTGCCGCTGGCGGACCGCACGGTTGTGGCCGCGGGGACCTGTTTCGGGCATCTCGTGTTCTGGGACGCGGACCGCCCAGCGCCGGCTCGGCCGCTGCGGGGGGCGGGCAGTCTGCGCGGTGCTGCCGATGGTGTGTTCAAGTACCTTCCGCACACAGGATCCGTGGCGGGGATCACGGCTCACCCCTCTGCTCCAAGGAAG ATTTACAGCTGTACCCGTGAAGGTGAAATTTGTCTCATGGACGTGGAGAAGGAGATTTTCAATATGATCTATTTGTGTGACTATCCTGCATTCTCCCTTTGCCAAGCACCGGAACATGCTACTTGTTTGTATTTCGGTGAAGGGAATGGTGAGCTCAAGGCTTTCGATGAGAGAGCGGGTAAAGTCTTAAGCAAGTGGAAACTGCATTGTGATTGCATTAGCTCAATAGATTTTAATACAGAGAACCCAAATATGCTGGCAACAAGTTCATTGGACAGCACGGCTTGCTTATGGGATTTAAGAAACATGAATATGCTGAAGCCAGAGAGCTTGAAGGTTGTCAAACATAAAATGCAAGTTCATTCAGCTTATTTCTCACCAAGCGGAAGCTTTCTTGCGACAACAAG TCGTGATAATGCTGTTGGAATTTTGAGTGTCTGTGACTTTGACAATTCATGCTTCCTACAGCATACTTCTCCTTCAAGGACATTCAA GGCGAGCTGGGGATGGAATGACTCTGACCTTTTACTTGGAACCCAAAGGGACGTAGCTATCATCTCAGTTGATCTCAAAGATAACAATATCTCCACTTCTTGCAAAGCACGTATTGAGAGTGAACACATGACAGAGGCCCCCCGCCAGTTTGCTGTGCACCAATATCGAGTTGGCTATCTTGCCTGCGTGGGAAGCAACAGGGTGTTCCTCTGGACACCGGAACAAGACGCTGAGCAGAGGAATGTGCCCCGTCTGACTAACTAG